Below is a genomic region from Pleuronectes platessa chromosome 2, fPlePla1.1, whole genome shotgun sequence.
TGGTTTGTGCAGTTCTTTCTATACTTTTttgtttacattacatgtcatttggcagatTAACAGTTCGTTttcttcaacatctatgaggggccatttaggggttcagtgtcttgcccaaggacacttcggcatgctgTTTATACTGTTCACACCCCTGGAAGAACTTTGTATTGAACAAGATGCAGGCACCTCCTCAGCAGGTGTACAGAGCCTTAagggctaacacacacacacacacgcacacaaacctcTGAATGTTTCCGGTTCACCTGCATGTATTAACATCGTGGGCAAAACGTAGAGAAGAATGAGACAGAGCCCATCCCAGCATGTTGAGGGCAGGAGTCAGGTTGCATGCTGGGTTCTCAGTGATATTGTGTGAGGAAACTAAAATGCTCAGAGGAAACAACTGTCAACACAGAGAAAAGCTGCAGACATCATGACGCTTGTGATTTTTGCTATTTGAGAGTATGGGAGAGCGGTTCAGacagaaatatctcaacaatgaCTGTGGTGATGGTTGACATCTCCTCTGATGACACTCTGATGTTGAAGTTGTTGGTTTCCAGGAAATGTTCAAAATCCATGTTCCCATTAGAGAGAATAAAAGTCTGTCTATGTCCCTCTCCTGAAGCAGTCTTCCTCAGCACCAGACAACAAGGGGTAGAGCCTCGCACAGCTGATAAAACTCAACGtcaagattttttattattgtagcAGCTCAGATAAATATATAGTAAAACTAATCCCCTTGAACATGGCAGGTGCTCAGAGATCAATAAGCCAGTAAAATAACTGATGTGCTGTGGATTCACATTCTGCTTTGTCAATCTGCTGCTTGCTTCGCTGTAAATATGTGGAATGTGGATTTTAAACATTGGAAACATTTGTAAAATACACATCTTTTACTGAAAATACTTACATCTGAATTTGTCAAATCTTGCGTCTTTAGCGTTTGATTTTGCCATGAACGAAGTTGttctctgctgttttctctgCCTTTCTCTCTCTACTTGCTTCTGTAGAAGCTTTTATTTTAAGTGAGTCGTTCAAAATGATGCAGTTTCATATCGAGCGCACGTGTCTGAACCCCTGCAGAGCACAAGACTGGGATTTTACTCAATCGGATACAGTACATCCTAATTTCTGCAAGATCAATAAAGTTGGGAGTCACTTTCTgagctcttctctctctctctctctctctctctctctctctctctctctctctttcctcagtaaatgtttcatgtgtaccacaaatgataataatacagaaTAATGCATCATGTTCACATTCAGAGACTCTGTCCTCTTCAGGGACAGAAATCGTTCAACTCTTATTTCAGACCACTCGTTTCCATAACATGATGTTGTCTGTCCTCACCAGCCTGAGGTAGAGTGAGGTCTCAGGTAACTGACACAGAAACTGACTCTGTGTGAGAAATCATCTGGATTCATCAGTGGCTCAGATGAAATGATCACCTGCTCTGTGTGGAGGTGTCACAGATTCACAGGATAACAACAAGCACAAAGAAAAGACCCAGAAGAAAATACAGTCAAagacaaatatgttttaaaacaaataatatatcaatatatgaTTAAAACATTAAACCAAGTTTTTGTTAGTTCTTCAGGCCGATGTCCCTATTTTTAAAGATACTAAATCTGTGTGGAATTTCTTTCATGCATCTTCACAATTATGTTAATCAAGTTGTGAAGTGAAgcctttttaatattttggggttttcatgaaattaaaatTTTCTCCTGATTTCCTTGTCAAattttatcacattttcaaATTGAGAGTAGGTTTTATTTCCAGAGTAAAACTTGAGAACCGTATAAAAAAAATTTCAAGAAACTTTACACGAATATTAATCAGGCAGTGAAGTGGCATCTTTCGATATTTTCGGTTTCATTCAATTAATTATTTCCTATATTTCCATGGCAGCAAGTTTGACTTTGCCTGGGGGCAGGCTGTCGACTCGGAACTTCTCATCAATAAAACAACAGGAAGGGGGCAATGACTTAATATGACATCTACAcactaaataaacaatataGGCTCTGCTTCTTTCAGGCAGACATTTGTTAACTGAACTGTCGATGTGGAAATACTCAGCCCCGGTGTCGACTGcttatttcccccaaaatatgGATTTTATCATATAAACGGCACAAGGGGGACATGTTAACAATTAACCTTCTTGATTCCACTGGAGGGGGACATGAAGTTTGAAACCTCACATTGTATTTGACGCACAGAGCAAATTGACTGATTGGATCattgctcctcctctgctctcctagCTCCACATCACAGCAGCTAATGGCTACGTCcaggctgcagagctgctgctggaggggggCGCTCGCATGGACCTGAGGGACTCCGACGGATGGCAGCCTCTCCATGCTGCAGCGTGCTGGGGTCAGGTGAggtaaacacaacaggaaacaggaaactgataagCACAAGCACTCCATTGACGTAATTGTCTGCTGTTGCTGTGCTTTCAGATGCATGTGGCAGAGCTGTTGGTGTCTCACGGAGCCAGCCTCAACGCCAAGACCTTCCTGGAGGAGACCCCCATCGGTATATTTACACCTCATCACTCCCTCTCAACACGCCTGGTGGGGgggttatgaaaacaaatgtctcaTCTTAGCGGGGTCTTGCTTCAAAGTTGTTGAATCAATATCAGGGGGTATTTACCACTAGATGCTGATTTAGATCTTGTTAAAGGGAAAACGAGAACAATTTAAATAGAATTATCGATTTTTTCAATGtcagtttacattttttttgcagaattaacttattatatataatattagtAGCATCATTGAGTACAGCAGTTATCCTGTCCAACACAAGGGCGCTGATAACGCTGTTCTGTCCGTGTCCCTTAAAGACCTGTGTGAGGACGAGGAGTTCCGAGCCATCCTGCTGgacctcaaacacaaacacgacaTCATCATGAAGTCGCAGCTCAAACACAAGACCTCACTGTGCAGGAGGACGTCCAGCGCGGGCAGCCGTGGGTAAGTGCTGACCTCTGCTGGTGCGGTTTGGAAAGCGACATGATGGATAAAGGGATCAAGCCTCCACTTAATCTTGTGATTAAAGATCTACATTAAAGGATTTAGTGAGACGCTAAATAGAGTTTAATCACATTTGAATTGGGTTAAGAGAATATTACTCGTTGTGTATTTGCTGGtgtgtttcttctcctctcactgTGATTTCTGCCCGTGTCTCCAGGAAAGTGGTCCGGCGAGCCAGCCTGTCTGACAGACACAACCTGTGTCGTAAAGAGTACGAGACGGAGGCCATCgtgtggaggggagggagggaggagaaccacgagaaggagaaggagtctAGTCAGGAGAATATCCAAGTTGTCCATGTAcgtttttaaatattctttttgatAGATTTTTAGAATTAGGTAACCTAGGTAAACGTTTTATACACATTTAAACACCTGGAGCCCACAGACCTCCTGGATAGTGGAAGACCCAAACAAAAGATCAATTTAAAATGCTGCAGgttaaaagaaatgtaaaaatctcTGTTCCTTAATTTCCTCGACATTCACTCGTCCCAAAACACCTGACCCAGCGCTGCTCTCCCTCAGTTTCTCAGCAACATATTTGTCAAGCTTGAAGTTGACAGGTTGAGCTGTTGTCAAGAAACCTTGAATGACAGACCGATTTCTACATTTATAGCTTTATGTGTCTAATCTGCAGATTACAGGCGTGTAGAGTCAGAGACATCCTGAGGCAGGACTGCAGAAAAACCCTCTAAAAAATTAAATGTCACGTCACAGTGGGACTCCTGGGATTCACTGAGTAACCATTTGAAGGAAGGAACGcagcaaattaattggctttccatcttttttttaacctgaCAGTTTGGCAGCTTGGAAGAGATATGTGATCTCCTCTGGCTTCATGTATTTAATTCTCTAAAAGAGGAGAAGCTTTACAGTGGAGTTAAAGTAATCCTTATTGATGCCCTGCAGGTCAAACCGGTCGTCGCTGTGGAGCTGCCAGACAAGCCCAAGCTGCCCACCATCCTCAAAGACGGCAGCAACAAACAGAACGGCCTCATCTCCACCACAACGTCTGTGCCGCCGCAGTCGCCCTCCAATGGCAACACGCCATCGTCTGATAACGGCGGGATGGTCACCTCCCAGTCCAACCAGGAGGACGCCTGGCCCAAGGAGCGCGCTCAGACTCTGTCGGAGCTGAAGAAACAGAGGTCGGCCGCCAAACTGTTGAATCACCCCTTGTTCAACGGCCACCTAGGTAACGGCTCCACAGACTCCTTCTCCGATGCCAAAAACAACTCTGAGGACCCCCGCATGCCACTGGTCTCCTCCAATGGCAGCGCTGTTTACTACACGCCGGCCAGCGGCGACCCGCCCCTCCTCAAACTGAAACAGCCAATGGAGCAAGAGCAGCCGAAGGCGCGGACGTGCTGCTGTGTGTCGTAGCGTCGCCGCCAAGTGACGCGTTTGCACAAAGAGGATGAAAGCTAGGAATGTgctgaaggaaggagggaagagagTGAAAGTGTTCCTGTCTTTTAACGTCCTGTTCCTCCACTTCTTTGAAACTTCTTCCAGAGAACATGAGCCGCCTGAGGAAGGCCAGACAGAGGGTTTCTCCCGGTCACGTGACTCCTGCTACAACTGGAGAAACCTGTCACTTGTAGCATAGAGTAGGAAAAGACTTTTCCTCCAGACGTCACTTGGAGTAAAATTCCTTTTCACACGGGACATGCCAACCAACCATTGGATAGAAAGAGCGCAGGATGCTGTTTCTCAAAGtgaatcaaagagtttttttaAGCTTTTCACCGGGCAATGAATTTTAAAATCACAAGAGTAGAGACGATCTCAAGGTACTGCATGTTCTATCCTCACAGATGAAGACGGAGAAGAGCTTATTTTGTAGACTACAAATGGATGATTATCTTGTATTTAAACATGTGTCCTTCATCAAACCACAATGTTCTGCTTTTACGCCTCATTCTTGTCACTTTCGCGATGTGCAGGAAACCCGGAGCTGTCCACGTGTCCCATTGGTCGTATTACGAGGGGGGACAGAGCTAAATGTAGCAAAAAGAGATGAGACGCCTCCTCTGAAGTGTCCCCCATGTTGAAATGCCGCCAGCATTAAGTAAAGGGAAGGAATGCCATAAAACAGTGTTAAATATTCAGGAAGAGTTCTTCTACAGCGAGAGGAAACCGGAAAGAGTCTCGTTCTGCACTCGTTTGAAACTGTTCATTACTTTCCTGTGAACTACACGTCACCTCACCGTCCTCTAAACTGACAGCTCATCCTCACGCGCACACATTATTTAAGCAAACCTGGTTGAAAATGACtgtaattttctttatttatgaaattaatgtaaagtgaaaaaaaaaaaagacataacgGTTTCTAAAAGTGAGTGTATTTATTATGTGGCTGGTGTGTGGAGAGTGTGAATGCGATGTACagtgagaggagctggagagccgTCCAGCGAAGCACCTTCTGACGTGGAGACTCAAACAGATGAAGTGAAGACCACTGTCTGCTACACGTatgttattaaaaacacaatgacTCCATCCTGCCGGGATAGATTCATCGTTGTGTCACTACAAATAACAGTGTTAtttggttttttttgttttgttgtttattttctcctgGTGGCCATTGTGTGGCTTTATCTTCTTCCAGTCACTGTATTTGTCTCATTAACAGAAACTGTAAATGCTATGTACTGAATTACTGTAAGTATAGTATGAGTTGTTCTGAGGACACACGTTGTTTCCCCATGAATCCACTCTTAGATTTGGTTTTTTAGCGATGTCTTTTTCAGATCTTCTTTAAGATggattcacaaacacaaaatatacgATTTACAGCCCAAAAACCAGGAAGAGAATAGTTTCACTTTTTGGGAAAAAACACTTATTTGACTTTGGATTTCACACCTTCGTGCTTTTTACACCAGAGATGTAGCAGCAGCTAGCAGCTGGTTAACTTTGCACTAAGACTGGAATCAGTAGGAAACATGTAGCCTGGCTTTGTTAAACCAACACAAAATCCACCCACCGACACTTATAAATCTCATTTAAACCGCAAGTCGTATCTTGTTTACTTAATCTGCCAATGAAACAATGTGTTTATGTGCCAGACTGTTTCTTGGCAGCCAGCAGACTCCAGGAATCTGAGTTTCTGCAGGTGGCACCTAGTTAAACTTAAGACTGTTGGGaccataatgaatgaaatgtaGGGCCTATAACCTCCCTATAATTTAGAATGAGGTGAAGTTGCCAAATCTAGAAAAACACTCACTGTGATTGTTCAGTGATCATTTCTACGTTTGTCTTTTTGTAGATttatagaaaaaaacatttcaaactgtgaCAGAAGTCGCTTTAAATGAAGTTTAACACAACTAACAACTACCTTAACATCCGGATAGACCTTGTACATAATGTTCCAACATATTTAAGACTAATAAGGCCTAAAGTATCTGATTATTGACTTTTTAAGACACTGAACAAACATTATTGTAGTGTTTTAACTGCTTGCATACACGATATGAATTGTGTATAATTTATTCCACATAGCCAGGATGACTAATCCCAGTCTTTATACTAAGCTAACAGGCTGCAGGCTCCATCTTCATATTAAACACTGAGATATAAGAAATGTTTCCGATCTCCTGATCAGCGGAAAAAAAGCAAATCAGCAGTTTTTCCTAAAAGGTTGAACTCATTCTTTCATCATATGAAATCATGTCCCACCTTCCTGTCAGTGCCAAAGAGTCTTCCATGGTATTTTGAAAACTTTAGGGGGGGAGGCTGCAACTTTAGGGGGGGTTGCTCACATTTGAAGAGCAACCCCTTCAAATGTGATTACCCAGAATTCCTACAACGACTACATGAGCAGTACAGTGTCAAATATTTGTATGGAATACGAATACTTGTTTGTAAATAAGTTTGTATTTGTGTCCCTCTAATCTGTTTACATGAACAGAACTTACCCACATGGATGAACAGTGTTAACAGACATTTGGTTGTCTAGAGGAAAACTATGAAACTGTGTAGACCCCTCCTCAGTATCCAGCAGCAAGTGTCTCCTCCTTGTCATTCAGTGTCTGGTAGGTGGAAGTTATTTGTGCAAATATTCTGTAAAGGTCAGTTTTTAATGTCACAGGAAGCGGTTTTGTTTTACAACTCAAATTGAGGAAGAACAAATTGTCAGAATTGTGTCATTCTCCCCTCGGctgtgacattgttttgttgtgaGTCAGCTGAAGCTCAAAtctgctccagctgctgatCTCAGATCTGCTTCCTGGGGAGTGAAGTTCCATCCAACTGACCTGATCAGTTTTAGCCAGAAAGGGACTTTCACCTGTTAAAACGTATCCTGTGTTCTCATGGTAAATAGATCAAAGCTTGTGTTTGACTGCGAGCATCACTGTCTGTAAAGGATAAGATTATAAAGAAGAGACAAACTACTGATTTTGTAATTACTGGAATATATTGATGGTTGCATTAACATATTttgaataaattgtatattttgaGAATTTTACACGGCCTCCTCTGAATTATAAAGCTTCTTTGTGCTGTGCAATCAAAAGGATCTTACATTTACCACCAATGTGGTcacgaggttatgttttcaccccgtctgtctgtctgtcagcaggattacacaaaaactactgaggggaattccatgaaacttggtaaaAGCTGGGACAAAGGCCAAGAAAGAACTTTTGAATATTGATGCAGATCCAGGCAATTTTATTTCCATATACTGTTTCTCTACCATTATGAGATATTGTATTTGTTCTTTAGATTTTCATAATTTTCATAGAGAATGATTTatgaaacaacatgaaaaaataatgtgtgTAATTTTCTGAAGCTTaatgaatttaaggggactgttgagcaGAGGTATGTGCTGTATTGATCTCCTGCAGCAACACATTTAAAGTTCATACTTGAACTGCATGATTGCATAATTTATCTTGGCCAAACACATGAATAACACCCGCGTCTGGATGCATGAAATGCATGTTCAGAGAAACTGCTGAGAACATTTCTGctaaaatgcacaaacacaggtACTACATGGTCAAGAACTGCAATCTAGAGCAACTGCTGAACCAAGTCTTTAATTTTCTTCCTGCCCGTGggagtatttaatataataagatGTCACTTTTATGCATTTAACGACTTCACTAAACTaagcattttaaatgtttttgttgctgtCTTTCAGAAGCACCACTCTTTTCCCCCAAAATGTTTTCAGACACTTTACTGCTGACATCAGGTGAATCTTCTGAATGCACTTCATGTCGGATGAAGGTTACGAACAGTTTCTCTCACGCTGAGACGTCTGCTTCTCTGACCTCTCCTTCCACATCTTCTCTCTGTTCTGAGACCGGCGGAGGCTGGAACGTCCTTCGTCCCACAGCTGTCAGGGCCAGGGCCCAGCGTCAACtgcttcctttctctctttctttttttctagacttcctccctctgctggttCTAGGGTCAGCAGGGGTCAGTATGTCTTCAGACGGCCAGCAGCAGCTGGGATAGACCGAGAACTAAAAAGTAatggtgtgtttctttgtgtttctctatgTTTATTTTAAGGTTATTTTGGATGTGTCTAATGTGCCGTGCCTGCAAGATTTCCCCTGCAATTTGTACTTTGTCCACCTTCAGATTCTTCTGAGTGACTGTTTAAACAGAAAACCATTGGCTAACATGGTTGTTTATTCATCCCTTTATAGATGTAATGCCTAATTATAGGGGAGTAACTTATAGGCATGGATATAGCTGCCTGTCTTTTATGGAGAAACCTTTTCACAGTGCATTAAACTCTCATAAAACAGCTTCGGCTCGCTGATGTGTTTGCTCAGCGATTTGAAAAGCAAATCAGCAGAGCAAACAGGAAGTAATTTGTCAAACATGCATCAGGTCACAGCCCTCCATGCATCTTGAGCAAACGTTGGGAGAAACCAGCCTTTCATCTGAAGCTGCCTGGACACAGTCGATATATGTTTCTAAGACAtatagacagagaggaggacaaaggTGCTGAGAACACATGATCCAGACTGCATCAACTCTGTCTTGGTGGCCTGGCTTTACCATTGTACCGGAGCTTTGCTGAATCTGGGCCAGATGGCTCGAGTCCCAGTCCTTCAGTCCTCTTCACTGGAGGGTGAAGTGGATCGGTGCCAGAAAGAGCAGGCAGTCACACACTGACCACTGCGCTGAATGCATAAACAGAGGGATGGTAAAGGACGGCACTGAGGGAGGACAAAGTCGGAAAATGAATCAATGCCAAGACTCGATGAGACACTGACCAGTCGATGGAAGAAGGGAGGTTTTCAGTCAGGGAAGAAAGAAGGCTTGCAAATGCAGGGAGGATGGCGGGCCCTGAAAGCGGGCCTGTGCTGGGAGAAGGCTATTGACCATCCTGCCAGTTTGCCAGAAGACGGATAGAAGAGCTGCACAAAAAGAACAAACGGATGGACGTCTGCCCGGTTCCCAGGACCTGCTGGACTCAACCGGGACTTCAGGGTCCTGTTTGACCTGAATTAAAATAGTCTAAGTAGGATGAGTCGATGTGTGACTGTAGGACCGCTGGATAAAAGTGAAACAAACGAGGAATCGAAGTCTGTCCCTCTCAGACAGGAGGCCGCACTTCAGACCAACAACTACTGACATTCTGTTCTAAGGCTGCAATCATTGTCGTATAAATAAAACACCCAGACATGTTGATATCAGCCAGTCGACCACACTTTTCATCTAGCATCACTGTAGAAATTAGATTTTTGGTGGCTGAATCTTTAAAAGCGCTTCTGCAAAGGTTCACCAGCTAAAGCCTCAGGACTGAGAAGAGACGTTTGACAGTTTGTTTACTCCTCCAAAAGTTTTCCACTTGAAGTTGATGATTTCAAAGGCTTAAAGACAAATGGAAGCAATAATCAATAAACAACAGATAGTCTTTAAACTAATTTCAGGACCTAACTAAAATAACCCATCTGATGGACAGTCACCTTTAAGTAAACAACTTTTCAGGCAGCATGAGTAGAAGTTTCTCACGCTTCAGCAAACACAGGAAGAAGAAAGGCCCCGATCCAGGCCTCTGAGTTCAGGTGAGAGCTGATAGGTTGAGAAGAACTCCTGCTTCCTGGGACTGAGCAGGAAGTGAGgtttttttaacaataaccACCgactaaatggtaaatggtctgcatTTATATAGAAATGttgtagtcttgatgaccactcaaagtgcatTATAGTTCTGTTTTTCCATTCACCCATTGTTCTAAGACATGGCTATTCCAAATAGGTCAAATAACTGTATCAACATCCTCATCAGCAAAGGCAGCAAAGTCTCCATGAAACTCCGAAACCATGATACATGTAAAGTAAGACATGGTAACATTTCCCCATCAGCAAGTTAATTCTTAACACTTACATGTAGTAAAAGGAGACAAGAGTCAGTGAATTGAGTCAGAAAAGGGTCTAGTTTGCAGAAATTGGCATCAAAGAGCTATGGCTGTATTTTCTTTGTTATAATGTCAAGGAGaactatgtgtttttttaattcttcagttaaatgagaaacaaacacCGGCAGCTTCGTTTTAAATGAACCTGCTCGACTGGTTCCCTCAGTGCGTcaacagagctgcagcactTCCTCCCTTCAACGGGTTATGTCCACCTGTAGCTTGTCCTAGATGCTGTAGATAACCATCTGTCAGTGCAGGGTTCTGACTGTGTCCTCCTTCCTCCACTGCACGTACAAAACAACAAGCAACACTCGGCAATCTGCTGTTTAAACACGGACGGCAAATCCTTTATTGGAAAGACGATAAAACCCCGAACTGTAAATCAATGTAAAGTAGAGAAGCACGGAGGCTGAGTGACGAGCAGTGACTCTGCTTGCTTCACACAGGGCCCTGCTTGGCATCATTGTGGCTGACGCACCAGTGACTGAGTGATTATGAAATCCATCAGGCGGCAAAACCAAATGACCACatcccactcacacactctggAAACAGCTGATTTGTCACTTTATGAAGCACAAACCACAAAGTGCCACTGACACACAGTCTACCAGACGGTTGACGAAATAACAAGAACATGATCCTTCGGTACATTTTCAGGATGAAGTATTTGGTCTTTCATTTAATAAATTACCAAGTTTACCAAATTTTGAATATCTTGATCCCAGTCCCCAAATATGCAATGTTAACTTTCTGTGTCAGAATCCTTACATCCACATCACCTTCCATGTGGTGTTGTTGATTCTgaactaaaatataaaatgtctcCAGGGACTTTCACCAGTCATCTTTTCCGTGTCATGGTCTGAGTGGGACTGTACCAACTTCAACTTCTAAAGCACTACAGggaacttcttcttttttccgtctgtctctgagcagcagcagacatcCAGCTCTACTGAGATGTTTAGACCCAGAGCTCTGCCCCTACAGGCAAATTAAAGGTTTCACTCATCTAATAAAAGAACGTATCATCAAACCACAAACGTTAGAGTCGAAAGATACTTTAAATCTGCCCACATGTTGATTTTGTGACGCGTCTGAGAAAAGGTCACCATCTCTGTTGCTGTGCTGACTGCAGACTTGCACACCTAAAGCAGATCAGGCTTTTCACATGCATGGTGCAACACTGACCACAGGAGTCTTTCAGCATCCTGTGACTAATACACTTCTTTCATTTCAAAGCCAATGTTATTCAGAATTAGATTTTATGATCTTATTCTTTCCCAGCTGTTTCCTTTCAGTTTGAGCTTTAGTTTACACCTCCAactcaaacacatgcaaattcC
It encodes:
- the ppp1r16b gene encoding protein phosphatase 1 regulatory inhibitor subunit 16B; translated protein: MANHLELIQELQQLDKVPSLERLRTAQKRRTQQLKRWAVYEKEMQNKKRKADKKGRNANSFQQGESKRHVSFAASVALLEASARNDPDEVRYLLRNNVSPDLCNEDGLTALHQCCIDNYEEMVKILLDRGAGVNAQDNELWTPLHAAATCGHAGLVKILISHGADLLAVNSDGNMPYDLCEDDPTLDIIETSMANRGITQEMINETRASTERKMLGDIQELVRVGEEVNQQDSQGATLLHITAANGYVQAAELLLEGGARMDLRDSDGWQPLHAAACWGQMHVAELLVSHGASLNAKTFLEETPIDLCEDEEFRAILLDLKHKHDIIMKSQLKHKTSLCRRTSSAGSRGKVVRRASLSDRHNLCRKEYETEAIVWRGGREENHEKEKESSQENIQVVHVKPVVAVELPDKPKLPTILKDGSNKQNGLISTTTSVPPQSPSNGNTPSSDNGGMVTSQSNQEDAWPKERAQTLSELKKQRSAAKLLNHPLFNGHLGNGSTDSFSDAKNNSEDPRMPLVSSNGSAVYYTPASGDPPLLKLKQPMEQEQPKARTCCCVS